A genomic region of Gadus macrocephalus chromosome 5, ASM3116895v1 contains the following coding sequences:
- the LOC132457696 gene encoding dual specificity tyrosine-phosphorylation-regulated kinase 4-like, whose protein sequence is MAEVEILELLQKNEKHDVANVVHMKEHFHFRNHLCITFDLMGKNLFEVMNEREFRGLGTSQVRSHAISLVQSLQFLSRTGIIHCDLKPDNILVAEDDSEVIKVADFGASRLEHLNTYPVTQTLPYMCPEVILKNPFSKAIDMWSLGCILAELKTGEVLFDAWEKYELLLQMKKLLGAPPKGMLTKTTLQYVLSGTRYSRRMTRWRLSMALDTEDQLFLDFIQRCLTYEPAKRLTPDEAMQHPWIKERFQGPSSSADPSPHRSTNREHMVDSTCNAAPSTSRAGPRPVGTRGRGR, encoded by the exons ATGGCAGAGGTGGAAATTCTGGAGCTGCTCCAAAAGAACGAGAAGCATGACGTCGCCAACGTCGTCCACATGAAGGAGCACTTCCACTTCCGGAACCATCTGTGCATCACCTTTGACCTCATGGG AAAGAACCTGTTTGAGGTGATGAACGAGAGAGAGTTCAGAGGGCTGGGCACCTCTCAGGTGAGGAGCCACGCCATCTCTCTGGTGCAGTCTCTCCAGTTCCTCAGTAGGACCGGCATCATCCACTGTGACCTGAAACCG GACAACATCCTGGTAGCAGAAGATGACTCCGAGGTCATAAAGGTGGCTGACTTTGGGGCAAGCCGTCTGGAACATCTTAACA CCTATCCTGTTACCCAGACACTGCCCTACATGTGCCCAGAAGTTATTCTGAAGAATCCCTTCAGCAAGGCCATTGACATGTGGAGTCTGGGCTGCATCTTAGCCGAGCTGAAGACCGGCGAGGTCCTATTTGACGCGTGGGAAAAGTACGAGCTGCTGCTGCAAATGAAGAAG CTGCTGGGTGCTCCCCCAAAGGGTATGCTGACGAAGACCACGCTTCAGTACGTGCTCTCTG GTACAAGATATAGCAGACGCATGACCAGGTGGCGTCTGTCTATGGCCCTGGACACGGAGGACCAACTCTTCCTTGACTTCATCCAGCGCTGTCTCAC ATACGAGCCGGCGAAGCGCCTGACCCCGGATGAGGCCATGCAGCATCCCTGGATCAAGGAGCGCTTCCAGGGTCCCAGCTCCAGTGCAGACCCGTCTCCTCACCGGTCCACTAACCGGGAGCACATGGTGGACTCCACCTGCAACGCAGCCCCGTCCACCTCGAGAGCAGGACCCAGACCTGTCGGAACCAGAGGCAGGGGCCGCTGA